One stretch of Streptomyces sp. A2-16 DNA includes these proteins:
- a CDS encoding VOC family protein, producing the protein MEQRITLITLGVLDLARAKAFYEALGWRGQEVAETVFFQAGGLGLVLWSREKLAEDCGLEPGPASGFGGIALAHNVRSEAEVDDLLAKVAEAGGTITKPPAVNAIGFYSSAFTDPDGHAWEIAYNPGFPLAEDGSLTLPDFG; encoded by the coding sequence ATGGAACAGCGCATCACCCTGATCACGCTCGGCGTCCTCGACCTCGCCCGCGCCAAGGCCTTCTACGAGGCGCTGGGCTGGCGTGGCCAGGAGGTCGCGGAGACGGTCTTCTTCCAGGCGGGCGGGCTGGGCCTGGTTCTGTGGAGCCGGGAGAAGCTCGCGGAGGACTGCGGACTGGAGCCGGGCCCCGCGAGCGGCTTCGGCGGCATCGCACTGGCCCACAACGTCCGCTCGGAGGCGGAGGTGGACGACCTCCTCGCCAAGGTGGCCGAGGCAGGCGGCACCATCACCAAACCGCCCGCCGTCAACGCGATCGGCTTCTACTCCAGCGCCTTCACGGACCCGGACGGCCATGCCTGGGAGATCGCGTACAACCCGGGCTTCCCACTGGCGGAGGACGGCTCACTGACTTTGCCGGACTTCGGCTGA
- a CDS encoding NAD(P)H-dependent oxidoreductase codes for MQTHTAPLHVALIVGSNRHGRFGPVVADWLLDRLHDRDDLVTEVVDVAEVPLPMTFARTEEAAAALASVTPKLAAADAFVVLTPEYNHSYPAGLKNLIDWHFTEWQAKPVALVSYGGISGGLRAVEHLRQVFAELHAVTTRDTVSFHNAGGSFADGRLKDPSGPEAAAKTMLDQLVWWGRALREGRTVRPYGG; via the coding sequence ATGCAGACACACACCGCTCCTCTTCATGTCGCCCTGATCGTCGGAAGCAACCGCCACGGCCGCTTCGGACCCGTTGTCGCCGACTGGCTCCTGGACCGCCTGCACGACCGCGACGACCTGGTCACCGAGGTCGTGGACGTGGCTGAGGTCCCCCTGCCCATGACCTTCGCCCGGACCGAGGAGGCGGCCGCGGCCCTCGCCTCGGTGACCCCCAAGCTCGCAGCGGCGGACGCCTTCGTCGTCCTCACCCCCGAGTACAACCACAGCTACCCGGCCGGTCTTAAGAACCTGATCGACTGGCACTTCACGGAATGGCAGGCCAAGCCGGTGGCCCTCGTCTCCTACGGCGGCATCTCCGGCGGCCTGCGCGCCGTGGAGCACCTCCGGCAGGTCTTCGCCGAACTCCACGCGGTGACGACGAGGGACACGGTGAGCTTCCACAACGCGGGCGGCTCCTTCGCCGACGGCCGCCTGAAGGACCCGTCGGGCCCGGAGGCGGCGGCGAAGACGATGCTGGACCAGCTGGTGTGGTGGGGGAGGGCGCTCAGGGAGGGGAGGACTGTCCGGCCGTACGGCGGATGA